One segment of Theobroma cacao cultivar B97-61/B2 chromosome 9, Criollo_cocoa_genome_V2, whole genome shotgun sequence DNA contains the following:
- the LOC18590503 gene encoding protein DAMAGED DNA-BINDING 2 has product MAPQTRRTAFPKVLIGRDSDYEQSSSEEEEEEEEEEEEGGPPSEEDNENEEKMEDFKDAKRKGKIPITISLKKVCKVCRRAGHEAGFKGATYIDCPMKPCFLCKMPGHTTMTCPHRVATEHGVIPAPHKNTQNPVEFIFERQLRPGIASIKPAYVIPDQVNCAAIRYHSRRVTSLEFHPTYNHILLSGDKKGQLGVWDFAKVHEKTVYGNIHSCILNNMRFSPANDGTIYAASSDGTVSCTDLETGISTSLMNLNPDGWQGPGSWRMLYGMDINSEKGAVLVADNFGFLYLVDTRSNSRIGKAIMIHKKRSKVVGLHCNPVQPDLLLSCGNDHFARLWDMRRLEAGSALYNLEHRRVVNSAYFSPLSGSKILTTSQDNRLRIWDSIFGNLDSPSREIVHSHDFNRHLTPFRAEWDPKDPSESLAVIGRYISENYNGTALHPIDFIDINTGHLVAEVMDPNITTISPVNKLHPRDDVLATGSSRSLFIWRPKEKLGVAEPLDVRKIIVFGGDGKKRGKKYRDEDDDDSDDDKFTFKGKNVKVKKSEKQTTRYSRKAKR; this is encoded by the exons ATGGCCCCGCAAACGAGACGAACAGCGTTTCCTAAGGTACTTATTGGGAGAGATTCGGACTATGAACAAAGCTCTtcagaggaagaagaagaagaagaagaagaagaagaagaaggaggcCCACCATCAGAAGaagataatgaaaatgaagagaaaatggaagaTTTTAAGGATGccaaaaggaaaggaaagataCCCATTACTATCAGTCTCAAGAAAGTCTGTAAA GTTTGTAGGAGGGCGGGTCACGAGGCGGGGTTTAAGGGGGCTACGTATATTGATTGCCCAATGAAGCCTTGCTTTCTTTGCAAAATGCCTG GTCATACTACAATGACATGTCCACATAGGGTAGCTACAGAGCATGGGGTCATCCCAGCACCCCATAAAAATACCCAGAATCCAGTGGAATTTATATTTGAGCGCCAACTTAGACCTGGAATTGCTTCG ATAAAGCCAGCATATGTGATCCCAGATCAAGTGAATTGTGCCGCTATCAGATACCACAGTAGAAGGGTAACGAGTTTGGAGTTCCATCCCACATACAATCACATCCTTTTGTCAGGAGACAAG aaAGGACAACTTGGAGTCTGGGATTTTGCTAAAGTGCATGAAAAGACAGTTTATGGAAACATACACTCGTGTATACTCAATAACATGAG GTTCAGTCCTGCAAATGATGGTACAATATATGCTGCATCCTCAGATGGAACTGTTAGTTGCACTGACTTGGAGACTGGAATCTCAACATCTTTAATGAATCTTAATCCTGATGGTTGGCAG GGGCCAGGCAGTTGGAGGATGCTTTATGGCATGGATATTAACTCAGAGAAAGGTGCTGTGCTTGTGGCGGATAACTTTGGTTTCCTCTACTT GGTGGACACTCGCTCCAACAGCCGAATTGGGAAGGCAATTATGATCCataagaaaagaagcaaagtCGTCGGTCTACACTGTAATCCTGTTCAACCAGATCTTTTGTTGAGCTGTGGAAATGATCACTTT GCTCGTTTGTGGGATATGCGTCGATTAGAAGCTGGATCTGCTCTTTATAACCTAGAGCATAGGCGTGTTGTTAACTCTGCCTATTTCTCTCCATTGTCTGGCAGCAAAATTCTTACCACATCTCAGGATAATCGCCTTCGTATATGGGATTCCATCTTTGGTAATTTGGACTCACCAAGTCGAGAAATTGTACATAGTCATGATTTCAATCGACATTTGACGCCTTTCCGAGCTGAATGGGATCCCAAG GATCCATCAGAGTCTCTGGCAGTTATTGGTCGCTACATAAGTGAAAATTATAATGGAACTGCCCTACATCCCATTGATTTCATAGATATCAACACAGGGCATTTAGTAGCTGAGGTTATGGATCCGAACATTACTACTATTAGTCCTGTGAACAAACTACATCCACGAGATGATGTTTTGGCAACTGGTAGTTCAAG GTCTCTGTTCATTTGGAGGCCAAAGGAGAAGTTAGGCGTTGCAGAACCGTTAGATGTGAGGAAAATTATTGTCTTTGGAGGAGATGGCAAGAAGCGAGGCAAGAAGTATAgagatgaagatgatgatgattctGATGATGACAAATTCACCTTCAAAGGCAAGAATGTTAAGGTCAAAAAGTCTGAGAAGCAAACAACCCGTTATAGTCGAAAGGCGAAACGCTGA
- the LOC18590504 gene encoding dehydrodolichyl diphosphate synthase 2 translates to MLSLSLAIPTVNTLSPPKPKPKSSLVQTASNQTEIFPSRVFVPNRFGYKLQAATTDVANGKISVAGEFSEEEEELPEGLNKELMPKHVAVIMDGNGRWARQRGLPTSAGHEAGVRSLRELVELCCRWGIQVLTVFAFSSENWIRPKVEVDFLMSLFERALKSELETFSRGGIRISVIGDSSKLPTSLQELIHEVEETTKDNSRLQLIVAVSYSGKYDVVQACRSIAEKAKHGNIQLEDINESLIERELETNCTEFPYPDLLIRTSGELRVSNFLLWQLAYTELFFDQQLWPDFGKDEFVEALTSHQQRQRRYGGRHS, encoded by the exons ATGCTATCCTTGAGCCTCGCTATTCCAACCGTCAACACTTTATCTCCTCCCAAGCCTAAACCGAAGTCTAGTTTAGTTCAAACCGCCAGTAACCAAACAGAGATTTTTCCTTCTCGGGTTTTTGTTCCCAACCGTTTTGGTTATAAGCTGCAAGCAGCTACCACCGACGTAGCGAATGGGAAGATTTCTGTGGCGGGAGAGTTCtcggaggaggaggaggagctGCCGGAGGGGCTTAATAAAGAGTTGATGCCGAAGCACGTGGCGGTGATCATGGATGGGAATGGGCGGTGGGCTCGCCAGCGGGGATTACCGACTTCGGCTGGGCATGAAGCTGGTGTAAGGTCGCTGAGGGAGCTCGTCGAGCTATGTTGTCGGTGGGGAATTCAGGTTCTCACTGTCTTCGCCTTCTCTTCTGAGAACTGGATTCGGCCTAAG GTGGAGGTTGACTTTTTGATGAGTTTGTTTGAAAGAGCGTTGAAGTCAGAGCTGGAGACTTTCTCTAG GGGAGGCATTCGAATATCCGTGATCGGGGATTCATCAAAGCTTCCCACATCATTGCAGGAGCTGATCCATGAGGTAGAGGAGACCACAAAAGACAACTCCAGACTCCAACTCATTGTAGCAGTCAGCTACAGTGGGAAATACGATGTTGTACAAGCATGCAGAAGCATTGCTGAGAAAGCAAAACATGGCAATATTCAACTGGAAGACATCAACGAAAGCCTAATCGAGAGAGAATTGGAAACAAACTGCACTGAGTTTCCCTACCCGGATTTGTTAATTAGAACCAGCGGTGAACTAAGAGTCAGTAACTTTTTACTCTGGCAGTTGGCCTACACAGAGCTCTTCTTCGACCAACAACTCTGGCCTGATTTTGGAAAGGATGAGTTCGTAGAAGCTTTAACTTCACACCAGCAGAGACAGAGACGCTATGGTGGAAGACATTCATAA